One stretch of Fictibacillus sp. b24 DNA includes these proteins:
- a CDS encoding tyrosine-type recombinase/integrase, with protein MEYVEALRDIKEINAIKRYLKKNSERDYVLFVLGINTGLKVTELLSIKVGDLISDRAVVNDYYSLPAKEGFKEVFLNDSVKKVLFQYIHCTNLQSTDYLFLSKKTKLPITRQQAYRVIHQAAETVGITGKIGTNSMRKTFGFHAYKRGVAISLLQRHFNHSSPSETLKYLGISKDDPIRTQIDVRL; from the coding sequence ATGGAATATGTTGAAGCTTTAAGAGATATTAAAGAGATTAACGCGATTAAGCGATACTTAAAGAAAAACTCTGAACGTGATTACGTTCTTTTTGTATTAGGTATTAACACAGGGTTGAAAGTGACAGAATTGCTTTCTATAAAAGTAGGCGATCTTATATCTGATCGTGCAGTGGTAAACGATTATTATTCACTGCCCGCAAAAGAAGGATTTAAGGAAGTTTTTTTGAATGATTCCGTAAAGAAGGTTTTGTTTCAATATATACACTGCACGAATCTTCAGAGTACGGATTACTTGTTTTTATCCAAAAAAACCAAGCTGCCAATCACGCGTCAGCAGGCTTATCGAGTTATTCATCAAGCTGCTGAGACTGTTGGTATAACCGGAAAGATCGGTACAAATTCCATGCGCAAAACGTTTGGATTTCATGCATACAAACGTGGAGTTGCCATATCTCTTTTACAAAGACACTTCAACCACTCAAGTCCTTCTGAAACACTAAAATATCTTGGGATTTCTAAAGATGACCCCATTAGAACACAGATTGATGTAAGACTATAA
- a CDS encoding Nif3-like dinuclear metal center hexameric protein produces the protein MKTSDFEKLMPELFGEWQKEFEDDGEYGFTYIAEKEIEKVAYATNLTPETVEKAAKSGADLLITHHDAWDFVFGMREVCVAKLKQHQISHYFTHSPLDFVEFGTSTALFEKLKIDEITNLSTFKNDKEYPGIGIFHSGLSFTELHKRLEVILDEPVKAWENHGQPVKKVAILTGAGNNSALIRYAKEQGCDAFITGERTLYSVQYAKFAGIHLYVGSHTYTEIFGVENLAKKVQEAYPEIDLIMIHEDHMESF, from the coding sequence ATGAAGACGAGTGATTTTGAGAAACTGATGCCGGAACTATTTGGGGAATGGCAAAAGGAATTTGAAGATGATGGGGAATATGGTTTTACATATATAGCAGAAAAAGAAATTGAGAAGGTTGCATATGCGACCAATCTAACGCCTGAAACCGTTGAAAAAGCTGCTAAAAGTGGTGCGGATCTATTAATTACGCATCATGATGCCTGGGATTTTGTGTTTGGTATGAGAGAAGTGTGCGTGGCGAAATTAAAGCAACATCAGATCTCACACTATTTCACCCACTCACCCCTTGATTTTGTAGAGTTTGGTACGAGTACGGCATTATTTGAAAAGCTAAAAATTGATGAGATTACAAATCTTTCAACATTTAAGAATGATAAAGAATACCCGGGTATCGGTATCTTTCACTCAGGTCTTTCATTTACTGAACTGCATAAGCGACTTGAAGTTATTCTGGATGAACCTGTTAAAGCATGGGAAAATCACGGCCAACCTGTAAAAAAAGTAGCAATTCTGACTGGAGCGGGCAACAACTCCGCGCTGATTCGATACGCTAAGGAACAAGGCTGTGACGCGTTTATTACAGGGGAACGAACACTTTACTCTGTTCAATATGCAAAATTTGCAGGCATTCATTTATACGTAGGAAGTCATACATATACTGAAATATTTGGTGTAGAAAACTTGGCAAAGAAGGTACAAGAAGCATATCCAGAAATAGATTTAATTATGATCCATGAAGATCATATGGAATCATTTTAA
- a CDS encoding DUF2512 family protein has product MQSLMIKILGIPLALILANFLFKSVDFQFVQPFIWITAILAPIGVLLEYIMVPRISYNKQLAVDFASTFVLVYLLGLILPGVSISLWGALLVAIIITLMEAMVHKHLISDHLDHSYR; this is encoded by the coding sequence ATGCAAAGTTTAATGATCAAAATATTAGGTATACCTTTAGCTCTTATTCTAGCTAATTTCCTTTTTAAAAGCGTTGATTTTCAATTCGTTCAGCCCTTTATTTGGATAACGGCCATATTGGCACCTATAGGTGTGTTGCTGGAATATATCATGGTCCCGCGAATTTCTTATAACAAACAACTAGCCGTTGATTTTGCGTCAACTTTTGTTCTTGTATACCTCTTAGGTCTAATCTTGCCTGGAGTCAGTATTTCTTTATGGGGCGCATTGCTGGTTGCTATTATAATCACTCTAATGGAAGCGATGGTTCATAAACATTTAATCTCGGACCACCTTGACCATTCTTACCGCTAA
- a CDS encoding class I SAM-dependent methyltransferase — MQIGSLFPSSVALAKKMTDSLSWENINEAAELGAGTGVITKEIIRSMQPGTKLHVFEKDEEMRRKLYSQFPEISVYEDARDILRSINKSEGTLDAVFSGLPFANFTSNMRLEIVEEVYRSLRPGGVLIAFQYTTQMKKTFQHYFKTVDISFVPKNFPPAFVYICEK, encoded by the coding sequence ATGCAGATCGGAAGCCTTTTTCCAAGCTCTGTTGCCTTAGCAAAAAAAATGACTGACTCTTTAAGCTGGGAAAATATAAATGAAGCGGCTGAACTCGGTGCAGGTACAGGAGTGATAACCAAGGAAATCATTCGATCTATGCAGCCGGGAACAAAACTTCACGTATTCGAAAAAGACGAAGAGATGAGAAGAAAGCTCTACAGCCAATTTCCTGAAATCTCGGTATACGAAGATGCTCGTGACATTCTAAGAAGTATCAATAAGAGCGAAGGAACACTTGACGCAGTTTTCTCAGGTCTGCCTTTCGCCAATTTTACTAGCAATATGCGCCTAGAGATTGTTGAGGAAGTGTATCGGTCTCTCAGACCAGGGGGAGTGTTAATAGCATTTCAGTATACGACTCAAATGAAAAAGACTTTTCAGCACTATTTTAAAACGGTAGACATTTCATTTGTGCCAAAAAATTTCCCGCCAGCTTTTGTGTATATTTGCGAAAAATAA
- a CDS encoding alanine/glycine:cation symporter family protein, which produces MDWISNLIGNVNNYLWSYILIVMLIGLGLYFTVRTNFVQFRMFGEMIRLLGEGAKADKKGVSSFQAFCISTASRVGTGNLAGVALAITAGGPGAVFWMWLIALIGSASAFVESTLAQIYKVRDGVAFRGGPAYYMEKALNARWMGVIFAVLISITFGLAFNSVQSNTIASAFGQSFGIKPLYVSLFLAIVTAIIIFGGIKRIAKVSEVIVPIMAGLYILIALFVVITNITELPAVISMIFKSAFGVEEVAGGALGAAMMNGIKRGLFSNEAGMGSAPNAAATADVSHPVKQGLIQSLGVFVDTLLICSSTAFIILLSGMYDSKEADGIILTQEALNTVLGSWAGPFLAIIVLLFAFSSVVGNYYYGESNIEFISTNKVWLQLYRVAVVLMVGYGAIASLDFVWSLADLFMGLMAIINLIAISLLGKIAFDALGDYLKQKKEGKDPIFRPSSIGLTNTEVWGENTDENK; this is translated from the coding sequence ATGGATTGGATTAGCAATCTTATAGGAAATGTTAATAATTACTTATGGTCGTATATTCTGATTGTTATGCTAATAGGATTAGGACTTTATTTTACGGTTCGAACAAATTTCGTTCAGTTCCGTATGTTTGGCGAAATGATACGCCTGTTGGGAGAAGGTGCAAAAGCGGATAAAAAGGGTGTTTCTTCGTTCCAGGCTTTTTGTATCAGTACTGCTTCTCGTGTTGGGACAGGAAACTTAGCAGGTGTGGCTCTAGCTATCACTGCAGGAGGGCCTGGAGCTGTGTTCTGGATGTGGCTGATTGCTTTAATTGGTTCTGCATCAGCGTTTGTAGAAAGTACGCTAGCTCAAATTTACAAAGTGCGAGATGGAGTTGCCTTCCGAGGCGGTCCTGCGTACTACATGGAAAAAGCATTAAACGCACGCTGGATGGGTGTTATTTTCGCAGTCTTAATCTCGATAACTTTCGGACTTGCTTTTAACTCTGTTCAATCCAACACGATTGCCAGTGCATTTGGACAATCATTTGGTATTAAGCCTTTATACGTGAGTCTTTTCTTAGCGATTGTAACAGCAATCATTATTTTCGGCGGCATCAAGCGAATCGCTAAAGTTTCTGAAGTTATCGTACCGATCATGGCTGGACTTTATATTTTAATCGCATTGTTTGTTGTGATCACAAATATTACTGAACTGCCAGCTGTAATCAGCATGATTTTCAAAAGTGCATTCGGAGTAGAAGAAGTAGCAGGTGGTGCTTTAGGTGCTGCTATGATGAATGGAATTAAACGCGGACTTTTCTCGAATGAAGCCGGTATGGGTAGTGCGCCAAACGCTGCAGCAACAGCAGATGTCAGCCACCCTGTTAAGCAAGGACTGATTCAATCACTAGGTGTTTTTGTTGATACACTTTTGATCTGTTCTTCTACAGCTTTTATCATCCTATTATCAGGTATGTATGATTCTAAAGAAGCAGACGGAATCATTCTAACTCAAGAAGCTTTAAACACGGTGTTAGGATCATGGGCTGGTCCGTTCCTTGCCATTATCGTATTGCTGTTTGCCTTTAGTTCTGTAGTTGGGAACTATTATTATGGTGAGTCCAACATTGAGTTTATCAGCACGAATAAGGTATGGTTACAACTTTATCGCGTAGCAGTTGTTTTAATGGTTGGTTATGGTGCCATCGCCTCTCTGGACTTCGTTTGGAGTTTAGCCGATTTGTTTATGGGTCTGATGGCCATCATTAACTTAATTGCTATTTCACTACTCGGAAAAATTGCTTTTGACGCACTTGGTGATTACCTGAAGCAAAAGAAAGAAGGAAAAGATCCTATCTTCCGCCCGTCCAGCATCGGACTAACTAATACGGAAGTATGGGGAGAAAATACAGACGAAAACAAATAA
- a CDS encoding Fur-regulated basic protein FbpA, whose protein sequence is MSADHQKRENLIADLLLHNIYKTADGRHLYELSLQDLEQQFKDLLSPPAQEEAT, encoded by the coding sequence GTGTCAGCGGACCATCAAAAAAGAGAAAATTTAATAGCTGATCTATTGCTACATAACATATATAAGACAGCAGATGGACGTCATCTATACGAGCTTTCTTTGCAGGATCTTGAACAACAATTCAAGGATTTACTTTCCCCGCCTGCACAAGAAGAAGCAACTTAA
- a CDS encoding potassium/proton antiporter, producing the protein MFEGGLNVDYFILLLAILLILGVITTKFSSRFGLPALVLFIGIGMLVGSDGLNFIYFDDPHLTQLVGVIALIIILFEGGLQTKWSNVKPILYPSLSLATFGVFLTTAVVAVAVKFLLNVNWLEAFLFGSIVGSTDAAAVFSVLTGKNVKEKLATTLEAESGSNDPMAVFLTITFIELLTKDTTSVAGLIFSFFWQMGMGIVFGYLFGKLAVYAINRIQLESSGLYPVFALSFAILAYGVTMLAGASGLLAVYVAAVLMGNNHLTYRNSIVRFNEGFAWMMQILMFAILGLLVFPSELFHVGIMVKGLIISIVLIVIARPFSVFLSMYFSSFTTKEKLFISWSGLRGAVPIVLATFPLIAGVENSQLLFNLVFFVVLTSALIQGSTIPWVAQKLKLTEKEKPTSPHVLELVSIGKANAEIVEFFVPENAKIIGQTLEEITFPKESIISAMIRGDELITPTGKTMIHAHDILYIMANKNKLKKLTDYLSEQNVEKSSM; encoded by the coding sequence ATGTTCGAAGGTGGTCTTAACGTAGATTATTTCATTTTATTACTCGCGATCCTTCTGATTTTAGGTGTCATTACCACGAAGTTCTCTTCTCGGTTTGGCCTGCCCGCGCTTGTTTTATTCATTGGTATCGGAATGCTTGTCGGAAGTGATGGTCTTAATTTTATTTATTTTGATGACCCGCACCTTACCCAGCTGGTCGGTGTTATTGCACTTATTATTATTTTGTTTGAAGGTGGTTTACAGACGAAATGGAGCAATGTTAAACCCATTTTGTACCCTTCCCTTTCTCTTGCCACGTTCGGTGTATTTCTGACTACAGCTGTTGTAGCGGTAGCAGTTAAATTTCTGCTAAATGTGAACTGGCTAGAAGCGTTTCTTTTCGGATCTATCGTAGGTTCAACAGACGCAGCAGCCGTATTCTCTGTTTTAACCGGAAAGAATGTTAAAGAAAAACTCGCCACAACTCTTGAAGCTGAATCTGGCTCCAATGACCCGATGGCCGTATTTTTAACGATTACGTTCATTGAACTACTGACAAAAGATACAACTTCAGTCGCAGGACTTATCTTCTCTTTCTTTTGGCAGATGGGGATGGGAATTGTTTTTGGTTATCTTTTTGGCAAACTTGCTGTATATGCAATCAATCGGATCCAGCTTGAATCAAGCGGACTTTACCCGGTATTCGCCTTATCTTTTGCCATCCTTGCATACGGTGTGACAATGCTTGCAGGTGCAAGTGGATTGCTGGCAGTCTATGTAGCTGCAGTTCTAATGGGAAACAACCATTTAACGTATCGGAACTCTATCGTACGATTTAACGAAGGCTTCGCGTGGATGATGCAGATTCTGATGTTTGCCATCCTAGGTCTTCTTGTTTTCCCTAGTGAATTGTTCCATGTCGGCATTATGGTAAAAGGCTTGATCATATCCATCGTTCTAATTGTTATCGCGCGACCGTTTAGTGTGTTTTTAAGTATGTATTTTTCTTCTTTTACAACAAAAGAAAAGCTCTTTATCTCTTGGTCAGGACTGCGTGGAGCGGTTCCGATCGTACTTGCAACGTTCCCTTTAATCGCCGGTGTTGAGAACAGTCAATTATTGTTTAATCTTGTGTTTTTCGTGGTTCTTACTTCTGCCCTGATCCAAGGCTCTACCATCCCATGGGTAGCTCAAAAGTTAAAATTAACAGAAAAAGAAAAACCAACTTCACCGCATGTCTTGGAGCTTGTTTCTATAGGGAAAGCAAACGCGGAGATCGTAGAATTCTTCGTTCCAGAAAACGCGAAGATTATTGGACAGACGCTTGAAGAGATTACATTTCCAAAAGAATCTATTATTAGTGCGATGATTAGAGGGGATGAACTTATTACACCAACTGGTAAAACAATGATCCATGCTCACGACATCCTGTATATCATGGCAAACAAAAACAAGCTGAAGAAGCTAACTGATTACCTATCAGAACAAAACGTTGAAAAAAGCTCGATGTGA
- a CDS encoding mechanosensitive ion channel family protein, with protein MDKWGKWLEKINWAELMLSVGLWAAKFLLIIVMFLVIRSIGRRVINRMFDKAAAHRKMSTGRIITLQKLVVNLFSYVLIFVFAGILFKQFGLEIGTLIAGAGVVGLAIGFGAQGLVSDVVTGFFILLEKQMEVGDYVTIGGVDGIVEEVGLRTTHIRAFDGTLNYMPNREISTIANHTRGNMRALVDIGIAYEENIDKALVVLQDACDKVKEKNPSIMEGPNVLGVHMLGSSDVVIRVISKTINGEQWAVERELRKALKEALDANGIEIPYPHQVQVEKGA; from the coding sequence TTGGATAAATGGGGAAAATGGTTAGAAAAAATAAATTGGGCTGAGCTGATGCTATCAGTAGGGCTATGGGCAGCGAAGTTCTTATTAATTATCGTCATGTTCTTAGTTATTCGATCCATCGGCAGACGTGTAATCAACCGCATGTTTGATAAAGCGGCAGCACACCGGAAAATGTCTACGGGCCGTATTATTACGCTGCAAAAGCTTGTCGTAAACCTATTCTCTTACGTTCTGATCTTTGTCTTTGCAGGTATCCTGTTTAAGCAGTTCGGTTTAGAAATTGGAACATTGATCGCAGGTGCGGGGGTAGTTGGCCTAGCGATTGGCTTTGGAGCACAAGGACTAGTGAGTGATGTCGTAACAGGATTCTTTATTCTTCTTGAAAAACAGATGGAAGTTGGAGATTATGTAACCATTGGCGGTGTGGATGGAATCGTAGAGGAAGTGGGTTTAAGAACGACTCACATTCGTGCGTTTGACGGTACATTGAATTACATGCCAAACCGGGAGATCAGTACGATCGCGAATCATACAAGAGGTAACATGCGTGCACTCGTGGATATTGGGATTGCGTATGAGGAAAACATTGATAAAGCACTTGTCGTACTTCAGGACGCTTGTGATAAGGTAAAAGAAAAGAACCCAAGCATTATGGAAGGACCAAATGTTCTTGGTGTTCATATGCTCGGTTCATCAGACGTTGTGATCCGCGTTATTTCAAAAACAATAAACGGTGAACAGTGGGCAGTTGAGCGTGAATTGCGTAAAGCGCTAAAAGAAGCGCTCGATGCAAACGGTATAGAGATTCCATATCCGCACCAAGTACAAGTCGAAAAAGGTGCATAA
- the bioB gene encoding biotin synthase BioB yields MIWNVLAEKVLNGEELSNEEALSILECPDEDLLLLLHGAYQIRKHYYGNLVKLNMIINTKSGACPENCGYCSQSIVSTAPIETYKMMDKDEMVKGAETAYNLNVGTYCIVASGRGPTNRDVDKVVEAVKEIKDTYGLKVCACLGILKPEQAARLKEAGVDRYNHNLNTSARNHENITTSHTYDDRVNTVNVVKESGISPCSGVIVGMKETKQDVIDMARSLKVLDADSIPVNFLHAIDGTPLEGTDELDPRYCLKVLALFRYINPSKEIRISGGREVNLRSLQPFGLYAANSIFVGDYLTTAGQESTQDHKMLEDMGFKIDRTPVIAP; encoded by the coding sequence ATGATTTGGAATGTACTTGCTGAAAAAGTATTGAATGGGGAAGAACTCTCAAACGAAGAGGCTCTTTCAATTTTAGAATGTCCAGATGAAGATTTGCTCTTGCTGCTCCATGGCGCCTATCAAATTCGAAAACATTATTACGGAAATCTAGTAAAGCTCAATATGATTATCAATACAAAATCAGGTGCATGTCCAGAAAACTGTGGATATTGCTCGCAATCTATCGTTTCAACCGCTCCTATCGAGACGTATAAAATGATGGATAAAGACGAGATGGTTAAAGGCGCTGAAACAGCATACAACCTAAACGTCGGGACCTATTGTATCGTAGCAAGCGGGCGCGGACCAACAAACCGCGATGTCGATAAAGTAGTAGAGGCTGTCAAAGAAATCAAAGATACATATGGTTTAAAAGTTTGTGCATGCCTTGGCATCTTGAAGCCAGAGCAGGCAGCACGTTTAAAAGAAGCAGGTGTTGATCGCTACAATCATAATCTAAACACTTCTGCCCGAAATCACGAAAATATTACGACATCACATACATACGACGATCGAGTGAACACGGTTAACGTTGTAAAAGAAAGCGGTATCTCTCCATGTTCAGGTGTAATCGTCGGCATGAAAGAGACTAAGCAAGATGTCATTGATATGGCAAGAAGTCTTAAGGTGCTAGACGCGGATTCGATTCCAGTGAACTTTTTGCACGCGATCGATGGAACGCCTCTTGAGGGTACAGACGAGCTGGATCCTCGCTACTGCCTAAAGGTTCTGGCATTATTCCGTTATATTAATCCTTCTAAAGAGATTCGTATTTCAGGAGGACGAGAAGTGAACTTGAGAAGTCTGCAGCCGTTTGGACTTTATGCCGCAAACTCCATATTTGTAGGAGATTATCTTACGACTGCTGGTCAAGAATCAACACAAGATCATAAGATGCTGGAAGATATGGGCTTTAAAATCGACCGCACGCCTGTTATCGCGCCATAA
- a CDS encoding biotin transporter BioY translates to MTSRRNGLKTIDITLIGMFVALMAIGANITTIFPFMVVGGVPITLQTFFCILAGALLGSRLGAIAMSVYVVVGLVGAPVFAQFKGGFATIVSPTFGFLLSFILVAYVTGLIIEKNGGKVSYVVATLVGTAINYVVGTNLMFMAYKMWADAPEGFTYSMAWAWMMVPLPKDIILGVCAGLLAPRINIARKKSMSHHTKHAS, encoded by the coding sequence ATGACATCACGAAGAAATGGGTTAAAGACGATTGACATTACACTGATTGGAATGTTTGTTGCCTTAATGGCAATTGGTGCAAACATCACGACCATCTTTCCGTTCATGGTCGTTGGAGGAGTACCGATAACTTTGCAAACTTTCTTCTGTATCCTTGCTGGTGCACTTTTAGGAAGCAGACTAGGTGCGATCGCGATGAGTGTCTACGTAGTGGTTGGTTTGGTCGGAGCACCGGTATTCGCTCAATTTAAAGGTGGGTTTGCGACAATAGTAAGTCCGACATTCGGATTTTTATTATCTTTTATTCTAGTAGCCTATGTAACTGGATTAATCATTGAAAAGAATGGCGGCAAGGTGTCTTATGTAGTCGCTACTCTTGTAGGAACTGCCATTAACTATGTAGTGGGAACAAACTTAATGTTCATGGCGTATAAAATGTGGGCAGATGCACCAGAGGGTTTCACATATTCTATGGCTTGGGCGTGGATGATGGTTCCGCTGCCAAAGGATATCATTCTTGGAGTTTGTGCTGGACTGCTTGCTCCACGTATTAACATTGCGCGTAAGAAGTCGATGTCACATCACACAAAACACGCTTCATAA
- a CDS encoding carbohydrate ABC transporter permease, translating to MKKRSAGRKALYVILIVYAIITVIPFLWALSSSFKTLGEIVSGSINFIPKDFTLDNYKQIFTREPLFGRWLFNSLFIATIGTLLNLLFNSMAGYALARLSFPGKKSIFLMILAVLMIPFQVTLIPNFLILKELGWLNSYQGMIIPGAVNATFIFMMRQFFINFPKEVEEAAAIDGLGRFGTFFRIVLPLAKPALAAQTIFVFMAFWNDFMRPLIILSDQDMFTLPLGLNSFKGQFISFWNYIMAASMVFTLPILVLYAFFNRYFVKGIKFTGDK from the coding sequence ATGAAAAAACGATCGGCTGGAAGAAAAGCTTTATATGTCATATTGATTGTATACGCGATCATCACCGTTATTCCGTTTTTATGGGCTCTGTCCTCTTCTTTTAAAACACTAGGTGAAATCGTAAGCGGATCGATCAATTTTATACCGAAAGACTTTACGCTTGATAACTATAAACAGATCTTTACGAGAGAACCTTTATTCGGAAGATGGCTGTTTAATAGTTTGTTCATTGCAACGATTGGAACACTGCTGAATTTACTTTTTAACTCCATGGCGGGGTACGCGCTCGCAAGACTAAGCTTTCCGGGAAAAAAGAGTATTTTCTTAATGATTTTGGCAGTATTGATGATTCCTTTTCAAGTAACGCTCATTCCGAACTTTTTAATTTTAAAAGAGCTAGGATGGTTGAACTCATATCAAGGAATGATTATACCAGGCGCGGTGAACGCGACATTCATCTTTATGATGAGACAGTTCTTTATCAATTTCCCGAAAGAAGTGGAAGAAGCCGCTGCAATCGATGGGCTAGGCCGATTCGGAACTTTTTTTCGAATCGTATTGCCGCTCGCAAAGCCTGCGCTTGCTGCTCAAACCATCTTTGTGTTCATGGCGTTCTGGAACGACTTTATGAGGCCGCTTATCATTTTGTCAGATCAAGACATGTTCACATTGCCGCTGGGCTTGAACTCGTTCAAAGGACAATTCATCTCGTTCTGGAATTACATCATGGCAGCATCCATGGTCTTTACACTCCCGATTCTCGTCCTTTACGCTTTCTTTAATCGTTATTTTGTGAAAGGAATCAAGTTCACAGGAGATAAGTAA
- a CDS encoding carbohydrate ABC transporter permease, with product MFSKKERREAGQGYLFLLPALLVLGVFVIAPILYAVFLSFHKVELIGGASYEFRGLDNFMKVTFDDRAIIALKNTAIYVAIVVPTQTFLALVLASSLNAGLKGQKFFRIVYFLPTLTSSAVLTLIFMWMYNQNGLINYVLKFLNLPTYNWIGDPDVALIAIMIMNIWATAPFFMVIYLAALQDIPDSHYEAAELDGAGPIQKFLHITVPNLRPVTSFVVIMGLIGTFQLFDQSYIFSGGSGGPNNSTLTVVLLIYQYAFKTLGTMGYATAIAFMLAIIILVATLLQRKFSKEESLY from the coding sequence ATGTTTTCCAAAAAAGAGAGAAGAGAAGCGGGGCAAGGCTATCTATTCCTGCTTCCTGCACTCCTCGTGTTAGGTGTCTTCGTCATAGCCCCAATCCTTTATGCAGTCTTCCTTTCGTTTCATAAAGTGGAGCTGATCGGCGGGGCGAGCTATGAATTTCGAGGGTTAGATAACTTTATGAAAGTAACATTCGATGACAGGGCAATTATTGCACTGAAGAATACAGCTATTTATGTGGCAATCGTTGTGCCAACACAGACATTCCTGGCGCTAGTTCTGGCATCATCCCTGAACGCTGGGCTAAAGGGTCAAAAGTTTTTCCGTATCGTTTACTTTTTGCCGACACTAACATCATCAGCTGTACTTACGCTGATCTTTATGTGGATGTACAATCAGAACGGTCTGATCAACTATGTGTTAAAGTTCTTGAACTTGCCGACCTATAACTGGATCGGTGACCCGGATGTCGCTCTGATTGCCATAATGATCATGAACATCTGGGCAACTGCGCCGTTTTTCATGGTTATTTATCTGGCAGCTCTTCAAGACATTCCAGACAGTCATTACGAAGCAGCAGAACTGGATGGAGCAGGTCCGATTCAAAAGTTTCTGCATATAACTGTACCAAACTTACGGCCCGTAACATCATTCGTTGTCATCATGGGACTGATAGGAACATTCCAGCTATTCGACCAATCGTATATATTCTCAGGCGGATCGGGTGGACCAAACAATTCGACCCTGACGGTTGTTCTCTTAATCTATCAGTATGCGTTCAAGACACTTGGTACGATGGGCTATGCAACAGCGATCGCATTCATGCTAGCCATTATTATCCTTGTCGCTACACTTTTACAGCGCAAATTTTCAAAAGAAGAATCACTTTATTAA